The window GGAACGGAGGAGTTGGACGGCTGCGAGGAGGAGGAGCCCTGCGGCACTGGCCTGTCGGGCCTGGGAGAGAAGAAACGCCGGCTCAGCGTGGAGCAAGTCAAGGCTCTGGAGAAGAACTTCGAGGTGGAGAACAAGCTCGACCCGGAGAGGAAGCTAAGGCTGGCACAAGATCTAGGTCTGCAGCCGCGGCAGGTCGCGGTCTGGTTCCAGAACCGCCGCGCTCGCTGGAAGACGAAGCAGCTTGAGCGCGACTACGGCGCCCTCAAGGCCCGGCACGACGCCCTCAAGCTCGACTGCGATGCGCTCAGCCGCGATAACGAGGCTCTCCTAGCCGAGGTGAGCACACACAACTCAAGATCCTGTCTCATGCGTACTACTTGGAAGTACACATCATTAAGCTACATATACACACACTTGTATTCATATTACTGGCGACTAATTCAGATAGCAGAGCTGAAGGCCAAGCTCGCAGACTCTGGGATGGATGCAATGGAGTCCGAGACGAAAGCAGTGGAGGAGGAGAGACCTCCTTTGATCCACAAGGACGGCGCCTCGGATAGTGATTCCAGTGTGGTGTTCAATGATGAAACAAGCCCTCATGCTGGGACTGTCTTGCACCAGCACTTTCTTATGGGATTCAGGTCTCAGTGTCCTTTTTTGCCCTTTGAGGACAAGGCACAAGCTGAGAAGGGCTACCTGGATGAAGAGCTCCTGGCCGGGGAAGAGCTTTGCAGCAGCTTGTTCTCGGAGCAGCAAGCACCAAACTTCTCCTGGTACTGCTCTGATGAATGGGACTAATTAGCTAGATAATTAGAAGTGCTGTTGCAAAATGGAGGTGGGTTTGGATTCTCTCCTGTTAATAATGGTGGTATCCTGTGATGGATGTATGACTCAGCACAAAGGGGGCATAGTTTTCCTGGCTGGAGAAGGATAGGAAGAAAGTGAGACCAAGGAGAGGGGCCTCTTGTTTATGTAGAATTCTATTGGAAAGAGCACTTCAATTAGAGAATGAGACAATAAATAAAAGAATCAAGTAGTGAATCCATGGAGATCAAGAGTTCATGGGGTTTTTGTTGGTAGTAGGTAGGGTGGATGTTCTTCACATTGctttgtggtggtggtggtgattaaACTGTCTTTATGTTCACTCCCATGCTTGGAGTAAGATCATGCATGACAAATGCTGTAGCCTTCTCGAACTTATCATCCCTCTGTGACTGACAAATTTACAGCAATGTTTCCCATGAGAGTAAGAGCAAATGGGGAAACAAAAAGCGACACTTGGAGAACACCTTAAAGAGATGATGCTGATGGGAacaatgaagaaaaataagagaTTGCAAGACTTATAGGTTTTATATTGTAagctttatattaaaataatttttcctaCATTTAATAAAAGTGGTGAGTTCATTGCATCTGATAAAAACTGCACAAAAGCTGGATTGATTGTATGTCACATGGTGGGCATCGATAAGGACATAAGAATTGGAGGAGTAAAaggagaaataatatatatacaaatgcagGTATCGTATCGATCAGGTCTATAAgatgaaagcattttgagtgCCAGAAGCATTTATCTTCCCTGCAAGTAAGTTGTGTCGTTTAGATCGCAGAGAGTATGAGTGGATCGGGAAACGTGTCCTTCTACAGTGGACTTTGTAGCCGTCTGCTTTGAAAGACGTACCCCCATGATTGGATTCATGTTTGCTGTGAATGGTGCAAACCACAAGACATTTCCTGATTTCTATCGCCTAATTCCTCAACTACAACATTGAAAAGGACAAAAAAAAGAATCAATTAGAGGTCCT of the Musa acuminata AAA Group cultivar baxijiao chromosome BXJ3-2, Cavendish_Baxijiao_AAA, whole genome shotgun sequence genome contains:
- the LOC135632097 gene encoding homeobox-leucine zipper protein ATHB-16-like — translated: MKRLNSSHSFNGLQGKPGFVPVSLSVEEKGKYEAVLDGTEELDGCEEEEPCGTGLSGLGEKKRRLSVEQVKALEKNFEVENKLDPERKLRLAQDLGLQPRQVAVWFQNRRARWKTKQLERDYGALKARHDALKLDCDALSRDNEALLAEIAELKAKLADSGMDAMESETKAVEEERPPLIHKDGASDSDSSVVFNDETSPHAGTVLHQHFLMGFRSQCPFLPFEDKAQAEKGYLDEELLAGEELCSSLFSEQQAPNFSWYCSDEWD